The following are encoded in a window of uncultured Pseudomonas sp. genomic DNA:
- a CDS encoding inovirus Gp2 family protein, with protein sequence MQRHNQNHNLIIHEGSGYCGLPIQGDKGPFFQQYLRRLRDTVEQAVQQYSRVLAFRVDLRFPAGIDLPECYYLNQVVERFLESFKAKIRHNRRMARVDNKNAHDSNVRFVWAREVGLYGRPHYHMAILLNFDAFNALGKFETGRGNMFNRLEQAWASALGLSVEAVRGLVEIPANPAYCVRRNDPQSQAEFFYRASYLCKVATKVYGNGLHGFGASRL encoded by the coding sequence ATGCAGCGTCATAATCAAAACCATAATCTGATAATCCATGAGGGGAGTGGGTATTGTGGACTGCCGATTCAGGGCGATAAGGGGCCATTTTTTCAGCAGTATCTAAGAAGACTCCGTGATACGGTAGAGCAGGCTGTGCAGCAATATTCTAGAGTATTGGCTTTTAGGGTTGATCTAAGGTTTCCTGCTGGAATAGATCTGCCTGAGTGCTATTACCTGAATCAGGTGGTAGAGCGCTTTTTAGAATCGTTTAAAGCGAAGATACGTCACAATCGCCGAATGGCGCGCGTAGATAACAAGAATGCGCATGACAGCAATGTACGGTTCGTATGGGCGCGGGAGGTAGGGCTGTATGGAAGACCCCACTATCACATGGCTATTCTGCTGAATTTTGATGCGTTTAATGCCCTCGGTAAATTCGAGACCGGAAGGGGCAACATGTTCAATCGTCTCGAACAGGCATGGGCAAGTGCCTTGGGGCTATCAGTGGAAGCGGTCAGGGGGCTGGTAGAGATACCGGCCAATCCAGCCTATTGCGTACGTCGCAATGATCCGCAGAGCCAGGCCGAATTTTTCTATAGGGCCAGCTACCTCTGCAAGGTCGCCACCAAGGTCTACGGGAATGGCCTGCATGGTTTCGGGGCAAGCAGGCTCTGA
- a CDS encoding restriction endonuclease subunit S: protein MSRIDALIAEICPEGVEFKEIGSLIKINFGERITKLEHLGTLYPVYGGGGESFRTDLFNRENEYVVSRFAMSERCVRRVAGKFWMLDSGFTFDPIDESIDKDFIAYLLFNMQAEIYACSSQGAQKNLQTDAFKQLRIPVPPLEVQLQIVKVLDAFTELEAELEAELEAELEARRRQYKYYRDALLAFSDQDIRWAAMAEVGEFFRGRRFTKADYVDAGIECIHYGDIYTQYGTVAETAVSHVRTDMPSTLRFARPGDLIIAGVGETVEDVGKAVAWLGHGEVAIHDDCFAFRHSLNPRFVSYYFQSTAFHAEKNKFVARAKVKRLSAESLAKLTIPVPSPEEQARIVAILDKFDALVNDISVGLPAEIAARRQQYAHYRARLLTFKEAA, encoded by the coding sequence ATGAGCCGGATCGATGCGTTGATCGCCGAGATTTGCCCGGAGGGGGTGGAGTTCAAGGAGATTGGCTCTCTAATAAAAATAAATTTTGGTGAGCGAATCACGAAGCTGGAGCACTTAGGCACCCTTTACCCTGTATACGGTGGCGGAGGTGAGAGCTTTCGTACGGATCTTTTCAATCGTGAAAATGAATATGTCGTGTCCCGTTTTGCTATGTCGGAGCGGTGCGTACGCCGTGTCGCAGGTAAGTTCTGGATGCTCGACTCGGGGTTCACCTTTGATCCGATAGATGAGTCTATCGATAAGGATTTCATCGCTTACCTTCTGTTCAACATGCAGGCAGAGATATATGCCTGTAGCAGCCAAGGTGCGCAGAAGAATTTACAAACTGATGCCTTCAAGCAGCTTCGAATTCCTGTGCCGCCCTTGGAGGTTCAGCTGCAAATCGTGAAAGTTCTTGACGCTTTCACGGAGCTTGAGGCGGAGCTTGAGGCGGAGCTTGAGGCGGAGCTTGAGGCGCGTCGCCGGCAGTACAAGTACTACCGCGACGCCTTGCTCGCTTTCAGCGATCAAGATATTCGCTGGGCCGCGATGGCCGAGGTGGGAGAGTTCTTCCGGGGGCGGCGGTTTACCAAAGCAGATTATGTGGATGCCGGAATTGAGTGCATTCACTATGGTGACATTTATACGCAGTATGGCACCGTCGCCGAGACGGCGGTTTCCCATGTGCGTACCGATATGCCATCTACCTTACGCTTTGCACGTCCAGGCGATTTGATAATCGCTGGCGTGGGCGAGACGGTTGAGGATGTGGGCAAGGCAGTGGCATGGCTTGGCCATGGTGAGGTGGCGATTCATGACGACTGCTTTGCCTTCCGGCATTCGCTGAATCCTCGGTTCGTTTCCTATTACTTCCAGAGCACAGCGTTTCACGCGGAGAAGAACAAGTTTGTCGCCCGAGCCAAGGTGAAGCGCTTGTCCGCAGAAAGCTTGGCCAAGCTGACCATCCCTGTTCCCTCGCCTGAGGAGCAGGCACGCATCGTCGCAATCCTCGACAAGTTCGATGCGCTGGTAAATGACATCTCTGTCGGTCTGCCTGCCGAGATCGCCGCCCGTCGCCAGCAGTACGCGCATTACCGCGCCCGTTTGCTCACTTTCAAGGAAGCCGCATGA
- the trpE gene encoding anthranilate synthase component I — MTRDEFLRLAAAGYNRIPVACETLVDFDTPLSIYLKLADEANTYLLESVQGGEKWGRYSIIGLPARTVLRAYAHDVSISVDGVEVERHHCEDPLTFVEQFKDRYKVPTLPGLPRFNGGLVGYFGYDSVRYVEPKLAKGVNPDALGTPDILLMVSDAVVVFDNLAGKMHAIVLVDPADSDALEQGHARLQEILHKLRQPITPRLGVDLAAPVTADPDFVSSFKRDDYEQAVKAIKEYILAGDCMQVVISQRMSIPFKAAPIDLYRALRCINPTPYMYFFNFGDFHVVGSSPEVLVRLEDGLVTVRPIAGTRPRGANEEADLALEEDLLSDAKEVAEHLMLIDLGRNDVGRVASTGSVKLTEKMVIERYSNVMHIVSNVTGQLKEGLTAMDALRAILPAGTLSGAPKIRAMEIIDELEPVKRGVYGGAVGYLAWNGNMDTAIAIRTAVIKDGELHVQAGAGIVADSVPALEWEETLNKRRAMFRAVALAEQTVPDQTKR; from the coding sequence ATGACCCGCGATGAATTCCTGCGTTTAGCCGCTGCCGGCTATAACCGCATTCCTGTTGCCTGCGAAACCCTGGTGGATTTCGATACGCCACTGTCCATTTATTTGAAGCTGGCCGATGAGGCCAACACCTACCTGCTTGAGTCCGTCCAGGGCGGCGAGAAGTGGGGGCGTTACTCGATCATCGGTCTGCCGGCACGTACGGTGCTGCGCGCCTATGCGCACGACGTGTCGATCAGCGTGGATGGCGTGGAAGTCGAACGCCACCACTGCGAAGACCCCTTGACCTTTGTCGAGCAGTTCAAGGATCGCTACAAGGTACCGACCCTGCCAGGCCTGCCGCGCTTCAATGGTGGCTTGGTCGGTTATTTCGGTTACGACAGCGTGCGCTACGTCGAGCCCAAGCTGGCCAAAGGGGTGAACCCGGACGCACTGGGGACCCCGGATATTCTGCTGATGGTCTCCGATGCCGTGGTGGTGTTCGACAACCTGGCCGGCAAGATGCACGCCATCGTCCTGGTTGACCCTGCCGATAGCGATGCGCTTGAGCAAGGCCATGCCCGGCTACAAGAAATTCTGCACAAGCTGCGTCAGCCGATTACCCCGCGTTTGGGCGTCGACCTGGCCGCCCCTGTGACTGCCGATCCGGATTTTGTCTCCAGCTTTAAGCGTGACGATTACGAACAAGCGGTTAAGGCGATCAAGGAATACATCCTCGCCGGTGACTGCATGCAGGTGGTGATCTCGCAGCGCATGTCGATCCCGTTCAAGGCCGCGCCGATTGATCTATACCGCGCCCTGCGCTGCATCAACCCGACGCCTTATATGTACTTCTTTAACTTCGGCGACTTCCATGTGGTCGGCAGTTCACCGGAAGTGCTGGTGCGTCTGGAGGATGGCTTGGTGACAGTGCGTCCAATTGCCGGCACCCGCCCACGCGGCGCCAATGAAGAGGCCGATCTGGCCCTGGAAGAAGACCTGCTGTCCGATGCCAAGGAAGTCGCCGAGCACCTGATGTTGATCGACCTGGGGCGCAATGACGTCGGCCGGGTGGCGAGTACGGGCAGCGTCAAGCTCACCGAAAAGATGGTCATTGAGCGCTATTCCAACGTCATGCATATCGTCTCCAACGTCACCGGCCAACTCAAGGAAGGCCTTACGGCGATGGATGCCCTGCGCGCGATTCTGCCGGCGGGCACCCTGTCCGGTGCGCCGAAGATTCGCGCCATGGAAATTATCGACGAGTTGGAGCCGGTCAAGCGCGGTGTTTACGGTGGTGCGGTGGGTTACCTGGCCTGGAACGGCAATATGGACACCGCCATCGCCATCCGTACGGCGGTAATCAAAGACGGTGAGCTGCATGTGCAGGCCGGTGCCGGCATTGTTGCCGACTCGGTGCCCGCGCTGGAATGGGAGGAAACGCTGAACAAGCGTCGCGCCATGTTCCGTGCTGTGGCCCTGGCCGAGCAAACCGTTCCTGACCAGACTAAGCGCTGA
- a CDS encoding phosphoglycolate phosphatase, translating to MSLLRELFHGELPRLVMFDLDGTLVDSVPDLAAAVDKTLLLLGRPAAGIERVRDWVGNGARVLVRRALAGSLEHAQVDEGHAEQALQLFMQHYAESHALTQVYPGVKHTLDWLREQQVELALVTNKPERFVGPLLDEKGLGGYFRWIVGGDTLAQQKPDPAALLHVMRLARVDAAHALFVGDSRNDVRAAKAAGVPCVALSYGYNHGRPIAEENPAHVLDSLMGLLCPAEPPLLPGLAG from the coding sequence GTGAGCCTGCTACGCGAGCTGTTTCACGGCGAGTTGCCGCGCCTGGTGATGTTTGACCTGGACGGCACGCTGGTCGACTCAGTCCCGGATCTGGCAGCGGCGGTCGACAAGACCCTGCTGCTGCTGGGGCGGCCTGCTGCAGGCATTGAGCGAGTGCGTGACTGGGTGGGCAATGGCGCGCGGGTGTTGGTGCGCCGTGCCCTGGCTGGCAGCCTGGAACATGCGCAGGTCGATGAGGGGCACGCTGAACAGGCGTTGCAACTGTTTATGCAGCATTACGCCGAAAGCCATGCCCTGACCCAGGTCTACCCCGGGGTGAAGCATACGCTGGACTGGTTGCGCGAACAGCAGGTCGAGCTGGCGCTTGTCACCAACAAGCCAGAGCGTTTTGTTGGGCCCTTGCTGGATGAAAAGGGCTTGGGCGGCTATTTCCGCTGGATTGTCGGTGGCGATACCTTGGCGCAGCAGAAGCCCGACCCGGCGGCGTTGTTGCATGTCATGCGGCTAGCGCGGGTTGATGCCGCGCATGCGCTGTTTGTCGGCGACTCGCGTAATGATGTGCGTGCGGCCAAGGCGGCCGGCGTGCCTTGCGTGGCGTTGAGCTACGGCTATAACCATGGCCGGCCGATTGCCGAAGAGAACCCCGCGCACGTATTGGACAGCCTGATGGGTTTGCTTTGCCCGGCTGAGCCGCCGCTTTTGCCGGGCCTTGCGGGTTGA
- a CDS encoding integrase arm-type DNA-binding domain-containing protein produces MPLTDAKIRNSKAGDKPLKLTDGGGLYLEVRPTGAKLWRLRYRIDGKENVFAIGGYPEIGLADARNEREKAKPLIRQGIHPSHNRQAERLATSVANANTFEAVAREWIKKKTPGWTPYYLRQVERFMAADVFPFVGKLPIRNVSAAHLLEILGRIETRGAATVALLVRQWSSAVFRYAVATLRADADPAAALKGAIHRPKVQHHKPLTREQIADFSKALEQYGGYRTTVIALRIMLLTFVRTVELRKAEWIEFDLDRAEWRIPAERMKMRESHIVPLSRQAVELLRELHTHTGGRRLLFPNYRKPNECMTATTLNRALERMGFNGKDSIGFSAHGFRATASTMLNEMRYRSDVIERQLAHAERNKVRASYNQAEYLEERRQMMQAWADYIDEEVAIKLQLV; encoded by the coding sequence ATGCCCTTGACCGATGCCAAGATTCGCAACTCCAAGGCTGGCGACAAGCCGCTAAAACTCACCGATGGTGGTGGGTTGTATCTGGAGGTTCGTCCGACCGGTGCCAAGCTATGGCGGCTACGCTACCGCATAGATGGCAAGGAGAATGTGTTCGCCATCGGTGGCTATCCGGAGATCGGGCTGGCCGATGCGCGTAACGAGCGGGAAAAGGCTAAGCCGCTGATTCGCCAAGGTATCCATCCTTCGCACAACCGGCAAGCTGAGCGGCTGGCTACCAGCGTTGCGAATGCGAACACCTTCGAGGCGGTGGCGCGCGAGTGGATCAAAAAGAAGACACCAGGCTGGACGCCTTACTACTTGCGGCAGGTTGAGAGGTTCATGGCGGCAGACGTCTTCCCTTTCGTGGGTAAGCTGCCGATACGCAATGTTTCGGCCGCACACCTGTTGGAGATTCTCGGCCGGATTGAGACCCGAGGTGCTGCAACGGTGGCGCTGCTCGTAAGGCAGTGGTCATCGGCAGTCTTTCGATATGCTGTCGCGACATTGCGTGCTGATGCTGATCCAGCTGCGGCTCTGAAAGGCGCTATCCATCGCCCCAAGGTGCAGCATCACAAGCCGCTCACTCGTGAGCAGATAGCCGACTTCTCTAAAGCCCTGGAACAATACGGCGGCTACAGAACAACGGTGATCGCGCTTCGTATAATGCTGCTTACATTCGTGCGCACTGTAGAGCTCCGCAAGGCGGAGTGGATCGAATTCGATCTGGATCGTGCCGAATGGCGTATTCCAGCTGAGCGCATGAAGATGCGCGAGTCGCACATAGTTCCTCTATCGAGGCAAGCGGTCGAGCTGCTGCGTGAGCTGCACACTCACACAGGCGGTCGCCGGCTGCTATTTCCGAACTATCGCAAGCCGAACGAATGTATGACAGCAACGACGCTGAACCGGGCACTTGAGCGCATGGGGTTCAATGGCAAGGACAGCATCGGTTTTTCGGCCCATGGCTTCCGCGCGACAGCCTCGACCATGCTGAACGAAATGAGATATCGCTCAGACGTTATCGAGCGTCAGTTGGCTCATGCCGAGAGAAACAAAGTTCGAGCAAGCTACAACCAAGCTGAGTATCTGGAAGAACGACGCCAGATGATGCAAGCCTGGGCCGACTATATTGATGAGGAAGTTGCGATTAAACTTCAATTGGTTTAG
- a CDS encoding type I restriction-modification system subunit M, whose amino-acid sequence MSNTRDLERAELHKTIWRIANDLRGSVDGWDFKTYVLGMLFYRFISENLTNYLNAQERRAGSADFDYSDLADAHAIVGRYETVQEKGFYILPSQLFANVRKRARHDPNLNETLSKVFKDIEASASGAGSEDDFKGLFDDLDVNSSKLGHTVAKRNEKLVKLLDAIGDLPLGNSSGNFADNSIDLFGDAYEYLMQMYASTAGKSGGEFYTPQEVSELLARITVVGKKEVNKVYDPACGSGSLLLSFSKVLGHNKVRQGFYGQEINLTTYNLCRINMFLHNVNYEKFNIAHGDTLTDPAHWDDEPFEAIVSNPPYSIKWDGDANPLLINDPRFAPAGVLAPKSKADLAFTLHILSWLAVNGTAAIVEFPGVLYRGGAEAKIRKYLIDNNYVDAVIQLPPDLFFGTTIATCIIVLKKSKRDNATLFIDASSLFVRSGNKNKMLLDHQRKILDAFTGRQNIDHFARMVENGDIAANGYNIAVSSYVEQADTSEVVDIRELNEKISGIVVRQTELRKQIDAIVADLEGAQA is encoded by the coding sequence ATGAGCAACACCAGAGATCTTGAACGCGCCGAACTGCACAAAACCATCTGGCGCATCGCCAACGACCTGCGTGGCAGCGTCGATGGCTGGGACTTCAAGACCTACGTTCTTGGCATGCTGTTCTACCGCTTCATCTCGGAGAACCTGACCAACTACCTCAACGCACAGGAGCGCCGCGCGGGTAGTGCGGATTTTGACTACAGCGATTTGGCAGACGCCCACGCTATCGTGGGCCGTTACGAAACGGTTCAGGAAAAGGGCTTCTACATCCTGCCGTCGCAACTGTTTGCCAATGTGCGCAAGCGCGCCCGCCATGATCCGAACCTCAACGAAACCCTGTCGAAAGTGTTCAAGGACATTGAGGCCTCGGCGTCGGGCGCTGGTAGCGAGGATGACTTCAAAGGGCTGTTCGATGATCTGGACGTCAACAGCAGCAAGCTCGGCCACACCGTGGCCAAACGCAACGAAAAGCTGGTGAAGCTGCTCGACGCCATCGGCGATCTGCCGCTGGGCAACAGCTCGGGCAATTTTGCCGACAACAGCATCGACCTGTTCGGCGACGCCTACGAGTACCTGATGCAGATGTATGCCTCCACCGCCGGCAAGTCCGGTGGCGAGTTCTATACCCCGCAGGAGGTCTCAGAACTGCTGGCCCGCATCACGGTGGTGGGCAAGAAGGAGGTCAACAAGGTTTATGACCCAGCCTGTGGCTCCGGTTCGCTGTTGCTGAGCTTTTCCAAGGTGCTAGGGCACAACAAGGTGCGTCAGGGTTTCTACGGCCAGGAAATCAACCTCACCACCTACAACCTGTGCCGGATCAACATGTTCCTGCACAACGTGAACTATGAGAAGTTCAACATCGCCCACGGCGACACGCTGACCGACCCGGCGCACTGGGATGACGAGCCTTTCGAGGCCATTGTTTCCAACCCGCCGTACTCGATCAAATGGGATGGCGATGCCAACCCGCTGCTGATCAACGACCCGCGCTTCGCTCCGGCCGGCGTGCTCGCGCCCAAGAGCAAGGCCGACCTGGCCTTCACGTTGCACATTCTAAGCTGGCTGGCGGTCAACGGCACGGCTGCCATTGTCGAGTTCCCCGGCGTGCTCTATCGCGGCGGTGCGGAAGCCAAGATTCGCAAATACCTGATCGACAACAACTACGTCGATGCCGTTATCCAGTTGCCACCGGATCTGTTCTTCGGCACCACCATCGCGACCTGCATCATCGTGCTGAAGAAGTCCAAGCGCGACAACGCCACGCTATTCATCGACGCCTCCAGCCTGTTCGTGCGCAGCGGCAACAAGAACAAGATGTTGCTCGATCACCAGCGGAAAATCCTAGACGCATTCACCGGTCGCCAGAACATCGACCATTTCGCACGTATGGTTGAGAACGGCGACATCGCCGCCAACGGCTACAACATCGCCGTCTCCAGCTATGTCGAGCAGGCCGACACCAGTGAAGTGGTGGATATTCGTGAGCTCAATGAAAAAATCAGCGGCATCGTTGTCAGGCAAACGGAGTTGAGAAAGCAGATCGACGCCATTGTTGCGGATCTGGAAGGAGCCCAGGCATGA
- a CDS encoding AlpA family transcriptional regulator, with translation MKVIRLQHVMEMTGLGRSTIYKYVSESWFPKPIPLGGRSVGWLESEVSEWILERVAERDAQEVVLA, from the coding sequence ATGAAAGTGATTCGATTGCAGCACGTAATGGAGATGACTGGCCTCGGGCGCTCCACGATTTACAAATATGTCTCAGAAAGCTGGTTTCCGAAGCCGATTCCCTTGGGTGGGCGGAGTGTGGGGTGGCTGGAGAGCGAGGTCAGTGAATGGATACTGGAGAGGGTGGCGGAGCGGGATGCACAAGAAGTCGTTTTGGCGTGA
- a CDS encoding WYL domain-containing protein produces the protein MTTEALSQLTQAQRDRLAYLELRLRFVGEIGRQDLIQRFGIQTAAATRDLATYRELAGNNLAYDRSSKIYTPTKEFRPIFTFSADRVLAWLAEGFGDGEPASSAPGISCVTSGRLTQPDLDTLGIVTRAIYHRCALRVEYYSLGSGKTQREIVPFALIDTGLRWHVRGYDRKRGAFRDFVVTRIKRPKLLMESPVAENERPEQDVQWSRILEVELVPHPDQPHPDITAMDYAMQDGVLRLRLRGATAGYVLRKWSVDCSPDHRLRDPEYRLWLKDPLLLYGVETAVLAPGY, from the coding sequence ATGACCACTGAAGCTCTCTCGCAACTAACGCAAGCCCAGCGCGATCGCCTGGCCTACCTGGAGTTGCGCCTGCGATTCGTGGGGGAGATAGGCCGGCAGGACCTGATTCAGCGCTTCGGCATTCAAACGGCGGCCGCCACCCGTGACCTCGCCACCTATCGTGAGCTCGCCGGCAACAATTTGGCGTATGACCGCAGCAGTAAAATTTACACGCCGACCAAGGAGTTCCGACCGATCTTCACCTTCTCTGCTGACCGGGTACTGGCCTGGCTGGCAGAGGGTTTTGGTGATGGCGAGCCTGCAAGCAGTGCGCCGGGAATCTCCTGCGTAACGTCCGGGCGTCTTACCCAGCCGGATCTGGATACGCTGGGTATCGTGACTCGTGCCATTTACCACCGCTGCGCTCTGCGCGTGGAGTACTACTCCCTAGGCAGCGGCAAGACCCAGCGGGAGATCGTGCCTTTTGCCCTCATCGATACGGGCTTGCGCTGGCACGTGCGCGGCTATGACCGCAAGCGCGGTGCGTTTCGGGACTTCGTGGTCACCCGCATCAAGCGGCCGAAGCTGCTGATGGAGTCTCCCGTCGCCGAGAACGAGCGACCGGAGCAGGATGTCCAGTGGAGCCGGATATTGGAGGTCGAACTGGTGCCGCACCCCGACCAGCCGCATCCGGACATCACCGCCATGGATTACGCCATGCAAGACGGTGTGCTGCGCCTGAGGTTGCGCGGGGCCACGGCGGGTTACGTACTGCGCAAATGGAGCGTCGACTGCTCGCCGGATCATCGGCTGCGTGATCCGGAGTACCGCCTCTGGCTGAAAGATCCCCTGCTGCTCTACGGCGTGGAAACAGCGGTGCTGGCGCCCGGTTACTGA
- a CDS encoding NUDIX hydrolase produces the protein MYMWLFTKFGFFSVVNKGDNDELTVRSRTKSDLDRLRNHYLPSLSPSRAHEGTDYPWRATTSPTALGEAMRVIAQDIDYAIFKDEVALGLGKDRAKRYGKIWSALYDMPDDLHEPHPDGFEGLSWQQSASTGKALAYGGVVIDPNGYLLMREVKNHFDGYVWTFAKGRQDKGECPRQTALREVREEMGIDATILSAIHGEFAGGTTINRYFLMLTDRGTPDLTFSNRETERLIWATPEEAKRLIAQSTNSKGLERDLAILQAALALLPAEPPLKRAMARRTDWQSKFMPAARVTVPLETRYSLQEMATIIRGFVPTAMEEKWFIFYEDGVLHCHRSWTGICIFRVHFKPCDSGWQAWQVEINRHPGQYNATSDREDLALLDSIIEHLLIHGPVEPTVDGFAQALLQSTQPGYLGSPQVVGELLQELFIAVVEQRKGTVERGAPLAVIKKLSVIFSEDTEGYIRMPGWHSEQQLGKALVHSCNLDEDYCEGENLCCLVSEGLAALQLTIGELLSGFETDDDAQWERDALPQLNELHRFATAVMLGTNSVTHPGITLRDFSWE, from the coding sequence ATGTACATGTGGCTGTTTACCAAATTCGGCTTCTTTTCAGTCGTGAACAAGGGCGATAACGATGAACTCACGGTGCGCAGCCGCACCAAGAGTGATCTGGACCGACTCCGCAATCACTATCTGCCCTCGCTTTCGCCCTCCCGCGCCCACGAAGGCACCGACTACCCTTGGCGGGCCACCACATCACCCACCGCCTTGGGCGAGGCAATGCGCGTTATTGCGCAGGACATTGACTATGCGATCTTCAAGGACGAAGTAGCACTTGGCCTAGGGAAGGATCGTGCCAAGCGCTACGGCAAAATCTGGTCGGCGCTTTACGATATGCCGGATGATCTGCACGAACCCCATCCGGACGGCTTCGAGGGCCTATCCTGGCAACAAAGCGCCAGCACCGGCAAAGCCTTGGCATATGGCGGCGTGGTGATCGACCCCAATGGCTACCTGCTGATGCGCGAGGTGAAAAACCACTTCGATGGCTATGTGTGGACATTTGCCAAAGGCCGCCAGGATAAAGGGGAGTGTCCAAGGCAGACCGCACTGCGCGAAGTCCGCGAAGAGATGGGCATAGATGCCACCATTCTCTCAGCCATACACGGCGAATTTGCTGGCGGCACCACGATCAATCGTTACTTCCTGATGCTGACAGACCGTGGAACACCAGACCTCACCTTTAGTAACCGGGAGACTGAGCGCCTGATCTGGGCAACCCCAGAGGAAGCCAAGCGACTGATCGCGCAATCAACCAACAGTAAAGGATTAGAGCGCGACCTTGCCATTCTTCAGGCCGCGCTGGCCCTTCTGCCTGCCGAACCACCACTGAAACGTGCTATGGCTCGCCGTACCGACTGGCAAAGCAAATTCATGCCCGCTGCACGGGTAACTGTGCCTCTGGAAACTCGCTACTCGCTTCAGGAAATGGCCACCATTATCCGCGGCTTCGTGCCGACCGCGATGGAAGAGAAGTGGTTCATCTTCTACGAAGACGGCGTGTTGCACTGTCACCGCAGCTGGACAGGCATCTGCATTTTCCGAGTTCACTTCAAGCCCTGCGATAGCGGCTGGCAAGCATGGCAAGTGGAAATCAACCGGCACCCTGGGCAATACAACGCGACCAGTGACCGAGAAGATCTGGCACTACTGGACTCAATCATCGAACACCTATTGATCCATGGCCCAGTAGAGCCGACGGTCGATGGCTTTGCTCAGGCGCTGCTGCAGTCGACTCAGCCTGGCTACCTGGGGTCACCTCAAGTCGTCGGCGAGCTGCTGCAAGAGTTGTTTATCGCCGTCGTCGAGCAGCGCAAAGGCACAGTGGAAAGGGGAGCACCGCTTGCCGTGATCAAAAAACTTTCCGTGATTTTTTCTGAGGATACGGAAGGCTATATCCGCATGCCTGGATGGCACAGCGAGCAGCAACTTGGTAAAGCATTGGTGCATTCCTGCAATCTGGATGAAGACTATTGCGAAGGAGAGAACCTCTGCTGCTTGGTCTCAGAGGGATTGGCTGCACTGCAGCTGACGATTGGCGAATTGCTTAGCGGCTTTGAAACAGATGACGACGCGCAATGGGAGCGAGATGCCCTACCTCAGCTCAACGAACTGCACCGATTCGCCACGGCAGTGATGCTCGGCACCAACAGCGTGACACATCCAGGTATCACGCTCAGGGACTTTAGTTGGGAATAA
- a CDS encoding virulence RhuM family protein, translating to MSEQPAGEIILYQRGDATAIDVRLDGDTVWLTQEQMAELFGKAKSTINEHIKNVFEEGELVPEQVMRKIGISEFSTKPTNFYNLDVIISVGYRVKSQQGTRFRIWATERLREYLVKGFTMDDARLKNLGGGSYWKELLDRIRDIRSSEKVLYRQVLDLYATSVDYDPKAEASVVFFKAVQNKLHYAAHGHTAAEVVRQRADAGKPFMGLLSFSGKQPTKAEVANAKNYLNADELKRLNTLVSAYFDAAEFRAMNHEPTYMKDWLAHLEQLILAMGGKALEGAGKVSHQQAITHAEKEYAKFRAQLAEQPSEVETAYLETVKTVQKKITRKKEP from the coding sequence ATGAGCGAGCAGCCTGCAGGGGAGATCATTCTTTACCAACGTGGCGATGCAACCGCCATCGATGTGCGGCTAGACGGCGATACGGTCTGGCTGACGCAGGAGCAGATGGCAGAGCTGTTTGGCAAGGCGAAGTCGACCATCAACGAGCACATCAAGAACGTCTTCGAAGAGGGCGAGTTGGTGCCGGAGCAGGTGATGAGAAAAATCGGAATTTCCGAATTTTCTACCAAGCCGACCAACTTCTATAACCTCGACGTCATCATCTCGGTCGGCTACCGGGTCAAGTCGCAGCAGGGCACGCGCTTCCGCATCTGGGCCACCGAGCGCCTGCGCGAGTACCTGGTCAAGGGCTTCACCATGGATGACGCGCGCCTGAAGAACCTGGGCGGCGGCAGCTACTGGAAAGAACTGCTGGATCGCATCCGCGACATTCGCTCCAGCGAGAAGGTGCTCTACCGCCAGGTGCTCGACCTGTACGCCACCAGCGTGGATTACGACCCTAAGGCCGAAGCCAGCGTGGTGTTCTTCAAGGCCGTACAGAACAAGCTGCATTATGCGGCCCACGGTCATACAGCGGCGGAAGTGGTCAGGCAGCGTGCCGATGCCGGTAAGCCCTTCATGGGCCTGTTGTCCTTCAGCGGCAAGCAGCCCACCAAGGCTGAAGTCGCCAACGCCAAGAATTACCTCAACGCTGACGAGCTAAAACGGCTGAATACGCTGGTTTCGGCTTATTTCGACGCCGCCGAATTTCGGGCCATGAACCACGAACCGACCTATATGAAGGATTGGCTCGCGCACCTGGAGCAACTAATCCTGGCCATGGGCGGCAAGGCCCTGGAAGGTGCCGGCAAAGTCAGCCACCAGCAGGCCATTACTCACGCCGAAAAGGAGTACGCCAAGTTTCGCGCCCAGTTGGCCGAGCAGCCGAGCGAGGTGGAAACGGCCTATCTGGAAACCGTGAAGACGGTGCAGAAGAAAATTACCAGGAAGAAAGAGCCATGA